One region of Azoarcus sp. CIB genomic DNA includes:
- a CDS encoding pyridoxamine 5'-phosphate oxidase family protein, whose product MKITVVPAIHLLHEAAHATLATHSTQLAGYPYATALPCVVDAAQRPLFCVSLLAEHTKNLLADPRASLSVVGTENGSVQAGVRMTLIGDVERFEPSAELLARYLRYQPDAKQYLELDFAFFRLQPKRIRYIGGPGKMGWIEDERWAGLPVLPEATEADLLQQLAGSVPAGTHLLGMDCFGVDYAVNGRRARQRFPEVRSAENLAATAPRIVAGLL is encoded by the coding sequence ATGAAGATCACCGTCGTTCCCGCCATCCACCTGCTGCACGAAGCCGCTCACGCCACGCTGGCGACGCATTCGACGCAGCTCGCGGGCTACCCCTACGCGACGGCGCTGCCCTGTGTCGTGGATGCGGCACAGCGTCCGCTGTTTTGCGTCAGCCTGCTCGCCGAGCACACGAAGAACCTGCTCGCGGACCCGCGCGCGAGTCTTTCGGTGGTCGGCACCGAGAACGGCAGCGTCCAGGCCGGGGTGCGCATGACGCTGATCGGCGACGTCGAGCGCTTCGAACCGTCGGCGGAGCTGCTTGCGCGCTACCTGCGCTATCAGCCCGACGCGAAGCAGTACCTGGAACTCGATTTCGCCTTCTTCCGCCTGCAGCCGAAGCGCATCCGCTATATCGGCGGCCCGGGAAAGATGGGCTGGATCGAGGACGAGCGCTGGGCCGGGCTGCCCGTGCTGCCGGAAGCGACGGAGGCGGATCTGCTGCAGCAACTCGCCGGCAGCGTGCCGGCCGGTACGCATCTGCTCGGGATGGACTGCTTCGGCGTCGATTACGCCGTGAACGGGCGGCGGGCGCGGCAGCGCTTCCCCGAGGTGCGCAGCGCCGAGAACCTCGCGGCCACGGCGCCGCGCATCGTGGCCGGGCTGCTGTGA
- a CDS encoding DUF5710 domain-containing protein, with protein sequence MAARNPRRGSKMRLNLKVPFAEKDEAKKLGARWDAGRKIWYIEGKEDLGPFSRWSPTPHETSADDGRTQRSASARNQDSSGKVQVGSHYVEHPRVCDCPPWEVCEKCRATAL encoded by the coding sequence ATGGCCGCCCGTAACCCTCGGCGTGGGAGCAAGATGAGGCTGAACCTGAAGGTCCCCTTCGCGGAAAAGGACGAAGCCAAGAAGCTTGGTGCGCGGTGGGATGCTGGGCGGAAGATCTGGTACATCGAGGGCAAGGAAGACTTGGGCCCGTTTTCCAGGTGGTCGCCAACGCCTCACGAGACGTCTGCTGATGACGGGCGGACGCAGAGGAGCGCTTCGGCCAGGAATCAGGACTCGTCAGGCAAGGTCCAGGTCGGCAGTCACTACGTCGAGCATCCTCGGGTGTGTGATTGCCCGCCGTGGGAGGTGTGCGAGAAGTGTCGGGCCACGGCCCTGTGA
- the glmS gene encoding glutamine--fructose-6-phosphate transaminase (isomerizing) encodes MCGIVTAIATKNVVPVLLEGLRKLEYRGYDSAGLAVLNGGLQRVRAAGRVAELAARADEQKLDAGIGIAHTRWATHGVPSERNAHPHVSAGLAVVHNGIIENFEAIKQRLMAQGYEFVSETDTEAIAHLIHSKLASQPDLFEAVRQATNELVGAYAIGVISETDRSRVIVSRHGAPLLLGVGEDGMYAASDTSALLQVTRKVIYLEDGDIAELRLDGYRIARPDGTPVERATHVSSLSADAVELGQYRHYMQKEIFEQPQALANTLEIIAGGGSVTPQLFGTHAPELLGGVGRVLVLACGTSYHAGLVARYWIEAIAKVPCSVEIASEYRYRESVANPDTLVVVISQSGETADTLAALKHAKAQGMARTLAICNVPESAIVREAALRFITRAGPEIGVASTKAFTTQLAALALLTLSLAKLAGRLPEAEEVRHLTALRHLPVAVQKVLELEPEIERWAQRFAGKQHALFLGRGQHWPIAMEGALKLKEISYIHAEAYAAGELKHGPLALVDKDMPVIAVAPADELLEKLKSNLQEVRARGGELYVFADAGSEIPESEGVHILQMPENYGMLSPVLHVVPLQLLSYHAALVKGTDVDKPRNLAKSVTVE; translated from the coding sequence ATGTGCGGCATCGTCACTGCCATCGCGACGAAGAACGTCGTCCCCGTCCTCCTCGAAGGCCTGCGCAAGCTCGAATACCGCGGCTACGACTCCGCCGGCTTGGCCGTGCTCAACGGCGGGCTGCAGCGCGTGCGCGCGGCCGGCCGCGTCGCCGAACTCGCGGCGCGTGCCGACGAACAGAAGCTCGACGCCGGCATCGGCATCGCGCACACGCGCTGGGCGACGCACGGCGTGCCGTCCGAGCGCAACGCGCACCCGCACGTTTCGGCGGGGCTGGCGGTCGTGCATAACGGCATCATCGAGAACTTCGAGGCCATCAAGCAGCGGCTGATGGCCCAGGGCTACGAGTTCGTCTCGGAGACCGACACCGAGGCGATCGCCCACCTGATCCACAGCAAGCTCGCCAGCCAGCCGGATCTCTTCGAGGCGGTGCGGCAGGCCACGAACGAGCTCGTCGGCGCCTACGCGATCGGCGTGATCAGCGAAACCGACCGTTCGCGCGTGATCGTTTCACGCCACGGCGCGCCGCTGCTGCTGGGCGTGGGCGAGGACGGGATGTACGCGGCCTCCGACACGTCGGCGTTGCTGCAGGTCACGCGCAAGGTGATCTATCTCGAGGATGGCGACATCGCCGAACTGCGTCTCGACGGTTACCGCATCGCACGCCCCGACGGCACGCCCGTCGAGCGTGCAACGCATGTATCCAGCCTGTCCGCCGACGCGGTCGAGCTGGGCCAGTACCGTCACTACATGCAGAAGGAAATCTTCGAGCAGCCGCAGGCGCTGGCGAACACGCTCGAAATCATCGCCGGCGGCGGCTCGGTCACGCCGCAGCTGTTCGGCACCCACGCGCCCGAGCTCCTGGGCGGCGTCGGGCGCGTGCTGGTGCTGGCGTGCGGTACGAGCTACCACGCCGGGCTGGTCGCGCGTTACTGGATCGAGGCGATCGCGAAGGTGCCGTGCAGCGTTGAGATCGCGAGCGAATATCGCTACCGCGAATCGGTCGCGAACCCCGACACGCTGGTGGTCGTGATCTCGCAGTCCGGCGAGACCGCCGACACGCTCGCGGCGCTCAAGCACGCCAAGGCGCAAGGCATGGCGCGGACCCTGGCGATCTGCAACGTGCCCGAGTCGGCGATCGTGCGCGAGGCGGCGCTGCGCTTCATCACGCGCGCGGGCCCCGAGATCGGCGTCGCATCCACCAAGGCTTTCACGACGCAGCTCGCGGCGCTGGCGCTGCTCACGCTGTCGCTCGCCAAGCTCGCCGGCCGCCTGCCCGAAGCGGAGGAGGTGCGCCACCTGACGGCGCTGCGTCACCTGCCGGTTGCGGTGCAGAAGGTGCTCGAGTTGGAACCGGAGATCGAACGCTGGGCGCAACGCTTTGCCGGCAAGCAGCACGCGCTTTTCCTCGGCCGCGGCCAGCATTGGCCGATCGCGATGGAAGGGGCGCTGAAGCTCAAGGAAATCTCCTACATCCACGCCGAGGCCTACGCGGCCGGCGAGCTGAAGCACGGCCCGCTGGCGCTGGTCGACAAGGACATGCCGGTGATCGCCGTCGCCCCCGCCGACGAGCTGCTGGAAAAACTGAAATCCAACCTGCAGGAAGTGCGCGCGCGCGGCGGCGAGCTGTACGTGTTCGCCGATGCCGGCAGCGAGATCCCCGAGTCGGAGGGTGTGCACATCCTGCAGATGCCGGAGAACTACGGCATGCTGTCGCCGGTGCTGCACGTCGTGCCGCTGCAGTTACTGTCCTACCATGCGGCCCTGGTGAAGGGGACCGATGTGGACAAGCCGCGTAACCTGGCGAAATCGGTTACGGTGGAATGA
- a CDS encoding LysE family translocator, with product MTSVETTLAFFAVSVLLGAAPGPDNLFVLMQSAMRGRRAGMLVVLGLCTGLLGHTAAVAVGLAAVFAASPTAFTVLKFVGAAYLAWLAWQVLTAPDGGDPAVGEVAPDGWRMYVRGIVMNLTNPKVILFFLAFLPQFVEAGAAPVALQVMWLGFVFIVATLLTFGAIALFAASIGQRLRSSATARRVLNKSAGLVFLGLAARLVLAER from the coding sequence ATGACCTCGGTCGAAACCACCCTCGCGTTCTTTGCCGTGTCGGTGTTGCTCGGCGCGGCGCCGGGCCCGGACAACCTGTTCGTGCTGATGCAGTCGGCGATGCGCGGACGCAGGGCAGGGATGCTGGTCGTTCTGGGGCTGTGCACGGGCCTGTTGGGGCACACCGCGGCGGTCGCCGTGGGCCTGGCGGCGGTGTTCGCGGCGTCGCCAACGGCTTTCACGGTGCTGAAATTCGTCGGTGCCGCCTATCTGGCGTGGCTTGCGTGGCAGGTGCTGACTGCGCCCGACGGGGGCGATCCGGCCGTCGGCGAGGTGGCGCCGGACGGCTGGCGCATGTATGTGCGTGGGATCGTCATGAACCTGACCAACCCGAAGGTGATCCTGTTCTTCCTCGCCTTCCTGCCGCAGTTCGTCGAAGCCGGCGCGGCGCCGGTGGCGCTGCAGGTGATGTGGCTGGGCTTCGTGTTCATCGTCGCGACGCTGCTGACCTTCGGCGCGATCGCGCTCTTCGCGGCGTCGATCGGACAGCGCCTGCGCAGTTCGGCGACCGCGCGGCGCGTGCTGAACAAGTCGGCGGGGTTGGTGTTCCTGGGGCTCGCGGCGCGGCTGGTGCTGGCCGAGCGCTGA
- a CDS encoding SDR family oxidoreductase has protein sequence MKAILTGHTQGLGAAIAEELLARTIPVLGLARHANDALAERYPDDLSQVRIDLADTDVVTDWLAGETLRSFLANCSQALLINNAGMLQPVGQLDVLPPEAIARAIALNTATPLMLASAFTAASTEVADRRILHVSSGAARSAYAGWSVYCASKAALDQHARAAAMDGTPGLSICSLAPGVVDTAMQAEIRAISEDRFPVRARFEALKRDGALARPDECAFRLVNYLLGDEFGQAATADLRQLAP, from the coding sequence ATGAAAGCGATCCTCACCGGACACACCCAAGGACTCGGCGCCGCGATCGCCGAAGAGCTCCTCGCCCGCACCATCCCCGTGCTGGGCCTCGCACGGCACGCAAACGACGCCCTCGCCGAGCGCTATCCCGACGACCTCTCGCAGGTGCGCATCGACCTCGCCGACACCGACGTCGTCACGGACTGGCTCGCCGGCGAGACGCTGCGCAGCTTCCTCGCCAACTGCTCGCAGGCGCTGCTCATCAACAACGCCGGCATGCTGCAGCCGGTCGGCCAGCTCGACGTCCTGCCGCCGGAAGCGATCGCGCGTGCCATCGCGCTCAACACCGCGACCCCGCTGATGCTCGCCAGCGCCTTCACCGCCGCCAGCACCGAGGTCGCGGACCGGCGCATCCTGCATGTATCCAGCGGCGCCGCGCGCAGCGCCTATGCCGGATGGAGCGTGTATTGCGCCTCCAAGGCCGCGCTCGACCAGCACGCGCGCGCTGCCGCGATGGACGGCACGCCCGGCCTGAGCATCTGCAGCCTCGCCCCCGGCGTGGTCGATACCGCGATGCAGGCCGAAATCCGCGCGATCTCCGAAGACCGCTTCCCCGTGCGCGCACGCTTCGAAGCGCTCAAGCGCGATGGCGCCCTCGCCCGCCCCGACGAATGCGCGTTCCGGCTCGTGAACTACCTGCTCGGCGACGAATTCGGCCAGGCCGCGACGGCCGACCTGCGCCAGCTCGCACCCTGA
- a CDS encoding 3'-5' exonuclease — MEVVAVIDFETTGLSPAQGDRATEVAAVILEDGKIVDRYQSLMNAGVRIPSFIESLTGISNEMVRRAPPAAQVMREVADFVGDHPLVAHNASFDCKFWDAELARIERRRRQEFVCSLLLSRRIFPLAPSHKLGALVEYANLPVAGRYHRALADAEMAASLLLRLEDELRERHEVDDVSVELLRRIQCVPKGQLTRCIARERSR; from the coding sequence ATGGAAGTCGTCGCGGTAATCGACTTTGAAACGACGGGTCTGTCGCCGGCGCAAGGTGACCGTGCAACGGAAGTCGCGGCAGTGATTCTGGAGGACGGCAAGATCGTCGACCGCTACCAGAGTCTGATGAACGCGGGCGTGCGCATTCCGTCCTTCATCGAGTCGCTGACCGGAATCTCCAACGAGATGGTTCGGCGTGCGCCGCCGGCGGCGCAGGTGATGCGGGAGGTGGCGGACTTTGTGGGCGACCATCCCTTGGTCGCCCACAACGCTTCGTTCGACTGCAAATTCTGGGATGCCGAGCTGGCGCGGATCGAGCGACGCAGGCGGCAGGAGTTCGTCTGCTCGTTGCTGCTGTCGCGCCGAATTTTTCCGCTGGCGCCGAGCCACAAGCTGGGTGCACTGGTCGAGTATGCGAATCTGCCGGTGGCGGGCCGCTACCACCGGGCTTTGGCCGATGCAGAAATGGCGGCGAGCCTCCTGCTGCGCCTGGAAGATGAGCTGCGTGAACGTCACGAGGTGGATGACGTCTCCGTCGAGCTTCTGCGCAGGATTCAATGCGTGCCGAAGGGGCAGCTGACGAGGTGCATCGCGCGCGAGCGGAGTCGCTGA
- the gcvA gene encoding transcriptional regulator GcvA: protein MSYRLPGLALLRTFEAAARHLSFKQAAAELCVTPAAVSQQIKALEDWLGVPLFRRMTRALALTEHGHAMQPKVREGFDCFAAAIESTRQAVAGPLTVIAPPSFASHWLVPHLAGFTRAHPEVSLQLSSTADTVDRRGQAAVVAALAVDPRDAESKVAILYGTGSYPGHVIDRLFAPDYVPVCAPALLRGDNALRTPADLARHVLIHDDTLRDAGPGIARSGWGLWLERAGVAGVDPARGPRFANAALALSAVLAGQGVTLASRSLIESRVAEGSLAIPFDIPLPSPFAYYLVMHEAIARRPAVAAFRTWLTAEAAAQAA from the coding sequence ATGAGCTACCGCCTGCCCGGCCTCGCCCTGCTGCGCACCTTCGAAGCCGCCGCGCGCCACCTGAGCTTCAAGCAGGCCGCAGCCGAGCTGTGCGTGACCCCCGCGGCCGTCAGCCAGCAGATCAAGGCGCTGGAAGACTGGCTCGGCGTGCCCTTGTTCCGCCGCATGACGCGCGCGCTGGCGCTCACCGAGCACGGCCACGCGATGCAGCCCAAGGTGCGCGAAGGCTTCGACTGCTTCGCCGCGGCCATCGAGAGCACGCGCCAGGCGGTCGCCGGTCCGCTCACGGTGATCGCGCCGCCCTCCTTCGCGAGCCACTGGCTGGTGCCCCACCTCGCCGGCTTCACCCGCGCGCACCCGGAAGTCTCACTGCAGCTGTCGAGCACCGCCGACACCGTGGACCGCCGCGGCCAGGCGGCCGTCGTCGCCGCGCTCGCCGTCGACCCGCGCGACGCCGAGAGCAAGGTCGCCATCCTGTACGGCACCGGCAGCTATCCCGGCCATGTCATCGACCGCCTCTTCGCCCCGGACTACGTCCCGGTGTGCGCGCCCGCGCTGCTGCGCGGCGACAACGCGCTGCGCACGCCGGCCGACCTCGCGCGCCACGTGCTGATCCACGACGACACCCTGCGCGACGCCGGCCCCGGCATCGCGCGCTCCGGCTGGGGGCTGTGGCTGGAGCGCGCGGGCGTCGCGGGCGTCGATCCGGCCCGCGGCCCGCGCTTCGCCAACGCCGCGCTGGCGCTCTCCGCGGTGCTCGCCGGCCAGGGCGTCACGCTCGCGTCGCGTTCGCTGATCGAATCGCGGGTGGCCGAAGGCAGCCTCGCGATCCCCTTCGACATACCGCTGCCCTCACCCTTCGCCTATTATCTGGTCATGCACGAGGCGATCGCGCGGCGCCCGGCCGTCGCCGCCTTCCGCACCTGGCTCACGGCCGAAGCCGCGGCCCAGGCCGCCTGA
- a CDS encoding FKBP-type peptidyl-prolyl cis-trans isomerase produces MRLFSALVLACFSLAAHAAGPAAETLPSGVTVERYKEGTGAAPTKTDVVRVHYQGTLANGREFDSSYGRGQPAEFPVNGVIPCWTEVLQLMKPGGAVRITCPPQTAYGARGIPGTIPPNSTLTFVVELLEVKR; encoded by the coding sequence ATGCGCCTGTTCTCCGCACTTGTACTTGCCTGTTTCTCGTTAGCCGCCCACGCTGCCGGCCCGGCGGCGGAGACCCTGCCGTCCGGCGTGACGGTGGAGCGCTACAAGGAGGGGACGGGCGCTGCGCCGACCAAGACGGACGTCGTGCGCGTGCATTACCAGGGCACGCTCGCGAACGGGCGGGAGTTCGACAGCTCGTACGGCCGCGGGCAGCCGGCGGAATTCCCGGTCAATGGCGTGATTCCGTGCTGGACCGAGGTGCTGCAGCTGATGAAGCCGGGCGGGGCGGTGCGCATCACCTGTCCGCCGCAGACGGCCTATGGCGCGCGCGGGATCCCCGGGACGATTCCGCCCAACAGCACGCTGACCTTTGTCGTCGAGTTGCTCGAGGTCAAGCGCTAG
- a CDS encoding heavy metal-binding domain-containing protein yields the protein MLMTTTPTVEGRTIRAYHGVVTGEAIIGANFLKDMFAAVRDFVGGRSGAYEKTLRSARETAFEEMAEAAEKLGANAIVGIDLDYEVLGENNGMLMVAVSGTAVTIV from the coding sequence ATGCTGATGACCACCACGCCCACCGTCGAAGGCAGGACCATCCGCGCCTACCACGGCGTCGTCACCGGGGAAGCCATCATCGGCGCGAACTTCCTGAAGGACATGTTCGCCGCCGTGCGCGATTTCGTCGGCGGACGCTCGGGCGCCTACGAGAAGACGCTGCGCTCGGCGCGCGAGACCGCTTTCGAGGAAATGGCCGAAGCCGCGGAAAAACTGGGCGCCAACGCCATCGTCGGCATCGACCTCGACTACGAGGTCCTCGGCGAGAACAACGGCATGCTGATGGTGGCCGTCAGCGGCACCGCCGTGACGATCGTGTAA
- a CDS encoding multicopper oxidase: MTTKREFLRISTLAGAGTFLFTKFGFIRRAFAAIPGGTLDPASITKYAMPLVIPPAMPKTSGGRVDYYEIAVRQFQQQILPTPLPLTTVWSYGSANHPETFNYPAFTIEARYGRPVRVKWINDLKDANGNFLPHLLAVDPTLHWANPAGGAAERDMRPSFASTPGPYTGPVPIVTHLHGGHSAQESDGYAEAWYLPAANDIPAGFANEGTWYESLKSEFASKFGEVWETGTATFQYENDQRASTFWYHDHTLGMTRLNVYAGPAGFYLLRRGPSDLPDPVLPGPAPEVGADPFGRFYEIPIAIQDRSFNADGSLFYPSTREFFDGFAGPYIPVSDVPPIWNPEFFGNTMVVNGRTWPHLEIEPRRYRFRVLNGCNSRFLILKIVTDPSATRPATAARPFWQIGAAGGFLPAPVEIDYLLMAPSDRADVIVDFTGLAVGTELHLINEGPDEPFGGGTPGTDFDAADPDTTGQVMKLVVVPLSSKDNSQDPARLTLPAFRPLGLASTTRKVSLNEKASSFPGFDGPVEAELGTLDSAGNPVPGDWDDAITENPALGSIEIWELYNFTEDAHPIHIHEVQFQVLNRQPIDDGEARSPESWETGFQDSVIAYPGEITRIKALFDLPGLYVWHCHIVEHEDNEMMRPYFIGPNPPTT, encoded by the coding sequence ATGACCACCAAACGCGAATTCCTGAGAATCAGTACGCTGGCTGGCGCGGGGACTTTCCTCTTCACCAAGTTCGGGTTCATCCGGCGTGCCTTTGCCGCGATACCGGGTGGTACGCTGGATCCCGCGTCAATCACGAAATACGCCATGCCATTGGTCATCCCGCCGGCGATGCCCAAGACAAGCGGCGGGCGAGTCGACTACTACGAGATCGCTGTCCGGCAGTTCCAGCAACAGATCCTGCCTACCCCCCTGCCCCTTACGACGGTATGGAGTTACGGCTCGGCCAACCACCCGGAAACGTTCAATTACCCGGCCTTCACCATCGAAGCCAGGTACGGCAGGCCGGTCCGGGTCAAGTGGATCAACGACCTGAAAGACGCCAACGGCAACTTCCTTCCCCACCTTCTGGCGGTGGATCCGACTCTCCATTGGGCCAACCCCGCGGGCGGCGCCGCGGAGCGGGACATGCGCCCGAGTTTCGCGAGTACGCCGGGACCCTATACCGGCCCGGTCCCGATCGTGACCCATCTGCACGGGGGGCACAGCGCCCAGGAAAGCGACGGCTATGCCGAGGCCTGGTACCTGCCTGCGGCGAACGACATCCCCGCGGGCTTCGCCAACGAGGGCACGTGGTACGAGTCCCTCAAGAGCGAGTTCGCCAGCAAGTTCGGCGAGGTCTGGGAGACTGGCACTGCGACGTTCCAATATGAGAACGATCAACGGGCGAGCACGTTCTGGTATCACGACCATACGCTGGGCATGACCCGTCTGAACGTCTATGCGGGCCCCGCCGGGTTCTATCTCCTGCGCCGCGGACCGAGCGATCTGCCGGACCCGGTTCTCCCCGGTCCGGCCCCGGAGGTGGGGGCGGACCCCTTCGGGAGATTCTATGAGATCCCCATCGCGATCCAGGACCGCTCCTTCAACGCGGATGGCTCGCTGTTCTACCCGAGTACCCGCGAGTTCTTCGACGGCTTCGCGGGGCCCTATATCCCGGTCAGCGATGTCCCGCCGATCTGGAACCCGGAGTTCTTCGGCAACACCATGGTGGTCAACGGGCGCACCTGGCCCCATCTGGAGATCGAGCCACGCCGCTACCGCTTCCGCGTCCTGAATGGCTGCAATTCGCGCTTCCTGATCCTGAAAATCGTCACCGACCCGTCTGCGACGCGGCCGGCGACTGCGGCGCGCCCCTTCTGGCAGATTGGCGCGGCGGGCGGGTTCCTGCCCGCGCCGGTCGAGATCGATTACCTCCTGATGGCCCCCTCGGACCGGGCCGACGTCATCGTCGACTTCACCGGCCTCGCGGTCGGTACCGAGTTGCACCTCATCAACGAGGGCCCCGACGAGCCCTTCGGCGGCGGCACGCCCGGCACGGATTTCGACGCAGCGGATCCCGACACGACCGGTCAAGTCATGAAGCTCGTGGTGGTGCCGCTAAGCAGCAAGGACAACAGCCAGGACCCCGCACGGCTGACCTTGCCGGCATTCAGACCACTTGGGCTGGCAAGCACGACACGGAAGGTGTCGCTCAACGAAAAAGCCAGTTCCTTCCCCGGATTTGACGGCCCCGTCGAAGCGGAGCTGGGCACGCTCGACAGCGCCGGCAATCCGGTCCCGGGGGATTGGGACGATGCGATCACCGAGAACCCGGCGCTCGGTTCGATCGAGATCTGGGAGCTCTACAACTTCACCGAGGACGCGCACCCCATTCACATTCACGAGGTGCAGTTCCAGGTGCTGAATCGCCAGCCGATCGATGACGGTGAGGCCCGCTCGCCGGAGAGCTGGGAGACGGGCTTCCAGGACTCCGTCATCGCCTATCCGGGCGAAATCACGCGAATCAAGGCCCTGTTCGATCTGCCTGGCCTCTACGTCTGGCATTGCCACATCGTCGAGCACGAGGACAACGAGATGATGCGCCCGTACTTTATCGGCCCGAATCCGCCGACGACTTGA
- the glmU gene encoding bifunctional UDP-N-acetylglucosamine diphosphorylase/glucosamine-1-phosphate N-acetyltransferase GlmU: protein MEVVILAAGQGKRMRSVLPKVLQPIAGRPMLAHVIGAARTLDASRICVVYGHGGEVVRERMQDAALRWARQEPQLGTGHAVQQALPELTDGEMALVLYGDVPLIGAPTLRRLQTAAGSGKLALLTVELDNPTGYGRILRDADGRVTRIVEEKDASAEQRRVREVNTGILVAPVARLRDWLGRIGNDNAQGEYYLTDIIGLAVAEGVEIVTVQPDAVWETLGVNSKPQLAELERIHQRNIAQNLMDAGVTVLDPARIDVRGELECGRDVEIDVGCVFEGRVELGDDVRVGANCVIRNARIGAGTRIAPFSHIEDTVTGRECVIGPYARTRPGTTLGDDVHLGNFVEVKNSAIADHSKANHLAYVGDADVGQRVNIGAGTITCNYDGANKFRTIIEDDVFIGSDTQLVAPVRVGRGATLGAGTTLTKDAPPEQLTVSRAKQITIVGWKRPVKKK from the coding sequence ATGGAAGTAGTGATTCTCGCGGCCGGGCAGGGCAAGCGCATGCGTTCGGTATTGCCCAAGGTGCTGCAGCCGATCGCCGGGCGGCCGATGCTGGCGCATGTGATCGGGGCTGCCCGCACCCTGGACGCGTCGCGCATCTGCGTCGTGTACGGCCATGGCGGCGAGGTGGTGCGCGAGCGCATGCAGGACGCGGCGCTGCGCTGGGCACGGCAGGAGCCGCAGCTGGGCACGGGGCACGCGGTGCAGCAGGCGCTGCCGGAGCTGACCGACGGCGAGATGGCGCTGGTGTTGTACGGCGACGTCCCGCTGATCGGCGCGCCGACGCTGCGTCGCCTGCAGACCGCTGCCGGCAGCGGCAAGCTCGCGCTGCTGACCGTGGAACTCGACAACCCCACCGGTTACGGGCGCATCCTGCGCGACGCCGACGGCCGCGTCACGCGCATCGTCGAGGAGAAGGACGCCAGCGCCGAGCAGCGCCGCGTGCGCGAAGTCAATACCGGCATCCTCGTGGCGCCGGTCGCTCGCCTGCGCGACTGGCTCGGGCGCATCGGCAACGACAACGCACAGGGCGAGTACTACCTGACCGACATCATCGGCTTGGCGGTCGCCGAGGGCGTCGAGATCGTCACGGTGCAGCCGGACGCGGTGTGGGAGACGCTGGGCGTGAACAGCAAGCCGCAGCTTGCCGAACTGGAACGCATCCACCAGCGCAACATCGCCCAGAACCTGATGGACGCGGGCGTGACGGTGCTCGACCCGGCGCGCATCGACGTGCGCGGCGAGCTCGAATGCGGCCGCGACGTCGAGATCGATGTCGGTTGCGTGTTCGAGGGGCGCGTCGAGCTCGGCGACGACGTGCGCGTCGGCGCGAACTGCGTGATCCGCAACGCGCGCATCGGCGCGGGCACCCGAATTGCACCCTTCTCGCACATCGAGGACACGGTCACCGGGCGCGAATGCGTGATCGGGCCGTACGCGCGCACGCGCCCCGGCACGACGCTGGGCGACGACGTGCATCTGGGCAACTTCGTCGAGGTCAAGAACAGCGCGATCGCCGACCACTCGAAGGCCAACCACCTCGCCTATGTCGGCGATGCGGACGTCGGCCAGCGTGTGAACATCGGCGCGGGCACGATTACGTGCAATTACGACGGCGCCAACAAGTTCCGCACCATCATCGAGGACGACGTGTTTATCGGCTCCGATACCCAGCTCGTCGCGCCGGTGCGCGTCGGCCGCGGGGCGACGCTGGGCGCGGGCACGACGCTGACCAAGGACGCCCCGCCGGAGCAGCTCACCGTGTCGCGGGCCAAGCAGATCACCATCGTCGGCTGGAAGCGGCCGGTGAAGAAGAAGTAA